A region of Pseudomonas sp. Marseille-Q3773 DNA encodes the following proteins:
- a CDS encoding K+/H+ antiporter subunit F has product MTGLLANAVLASLFIFALAMALALIRLFRGPSAQDRVLALDYLYILAMLTMLVLGIRYASDTYFEGALLIALFGFVGSFALAKFLLRGEVIE; this is encoded by the coding sequence ATGACAGGCCTGCTCGCCAATGCTGTCCTCGCCAGCCTGTTCATCTTCGCCTTGGCCATGGCCCTGGCGCTGATCCGGCTGTTCCGCGGCCCCTCCGCGCAGGACCGGGTCCTGGCGCTGGACTACCTGTACATCCTTGCCATGCTGACCATGCTGGTGCTGGGCATCCGTTATGCCAGTGACACCTACTTCGAAGGTGCCCTGCTGATTGCGCTATTCGGCTTCGTGGGCTCGTTTGCCCTGGCCAAGTTCCTGCTGCGCGGTGAGGTGATCGAATGA
- a CDS encoding Na+/H+ antiporter subunit E, whose protein sequence is MKRLFPAPLLSLSLFALWLLLNLSLSPGNLLLGAVLGVLAPLLMAPLRPQHAHVRRPLAVARLVGRVAIDVIMSNLLVARGVLRAGKQPPRSAFVHIPLGLRDAHGLAALSMITTVVPGTVWSELALDRSVLLLHVFDLDDEAAFIRHFKDTYERPLMEIFQ, encoded by the coding sequence ATGAAGCGACTCTTCCCCGCCCCGCTGTTATCGCTGTCGCTGTTCGCGCTGTGGCTGTTGCTGAACCTTTCGCTCAGCCCCGGCAACCTGTTGCTGGGTGCCGTGCTTGGCGTCCTGGCACCGCTGCTGATGGCACCGCTACGCCCGCAGCATGCCCACGTGCGGCGGCCGCTGGCCGTTGCCCGGCTGGTCGGCCGGGTCGCTATCGACGTGATCATGTCCAACCTGCTGGTCGCGCGTGGCGTGCTGCGTGCCGGCAAGCAGCCGCCACGCTCGGCGTTCGTGCACATCCCGCTGGGCCTGCGCGATGCGCATGGCCTGGCGGCGCTGTCGATGATTACCACGGTGGTGCCCGGCACGGTCTGGTCCGAGCTGGCGCTGGACCGCAGCGTGTTGCTGCTGCATGTGTTCGACCTGGATGACGAGGCGGCCTTCATCCGGCATTTCAAGGACACCTACGAACGCCCGCTGATGGAGATCTTCCAATGA
- a CDS encoding monovalent cation/H+ antiporter subunit D has product MSGMSQLIIAPILLPLVTAAVMLLLGEKHRQLKARLNLLSTFTGLAIAVSLLLWVRIQGQAESIGVYLPGNWPAPFGIVLVVDHLSALLLTLTGTIGFSALLFARARWDGAGASFHALFQIQLMGLYGAFLTADLFNLFVFFEVLLAASYGLLLHGSGRARVRAGLHYIAINLFASSLFLVGAAMLYGVTGTLNMADLAVKIPLVPEADRGLLHAGAAILAIAFLAKAGIWPLNFWLVPAYASASAPVAALFAIMTKVGLYAVLRLWTLLFSGQAGASAHFAGEWLVAGGLVTLAVAAVSILAAQRLERMAALSILVSAGTLLAAIGFAQSTLTGAALFYLVNSSLALCALFLLAELVERSRSANEAPLEEEEDAMPPPLESLHPPKGINLDDEQKVVIGQIIPWTMAFLGLSFIACALLIIGMPPLSGFIGKLNLISALFNPQGLGVPPEQPLGTSGWGLVTLLILSGMASLIAFGRVGIQRFWKPEERPSPLLRRYECLPIVILLGLCIILSFRAEPLLRYTQDTAASLQAPELYIQAVMAARPIPGPTSLDIQVQP; this is encoded by the coding sequence ATGAGCGGCATGAGCCAACTGATCATCGCGCCCATCCTGCTGCCGCTGGTAACCGCAGCGGTGATGTTGCTGTTGGGCGAGAAACACCGGCAGCTCAAGGCCCGGCTGAACCTGCTGTCGACCTTTACCGGCCTGGCCATCGCGGTCAGCCTGCTGTTGTGGGTGCGCATCCAGGGCCAGGCGGAATCGATCGGCGTGTACCTGCCGGGCAACTGGCCGGCGCCATTCGGTATCGTGCTGGTGGTCGACCACCTGTCGGCGCTGCTGCTGACCCTCACCGGTACCATCGGCTTCAGTGCCCTGCTGTTTGCCCGGGCCCGCTGGGATGGCGCCGGGGCCAGTTTCCATGCGCTATTCCAGATCCAGCTGATGGGCCTGTACGGTGCCTTCCTCACGGCCGACCTGTTCAACCTGTTCGTATTCTTCGAGGTGCTGCTGGCCGCCTCCTATGGCTTGCTGCTGCACGGTTCTGGCCGCGCCCGGGTACGCGCCGGCTTGCACTACATCGCCATCAACCTGTTTGCCTCGTCACTGTTCCTGGTCGGCGCGGCGATGCTGTACGGCGTGACCGGCACCCTGAACATGGCTGACCTGGCCGTGAAGATCCCGCTGGTGCCAGAGGCCGATCGTGGCTTGCTGCATGCCGGTGCGGCCATCCTGGCCATCGCCTTCCTGGCCAAGGCCGGCATCTGGCCATTGAACTTCTGGCTGGTACCGGCCTATGCCTCCGCCAGTGCGCCAGTGGCGGCGCTGTTCGCGATCATGACCAAGGTCGGCCTGTATGCCGTGCTGCGCCTGTGGACCCTGCTGTTCTCGGGGCAGGCCGGGGCTTCGGCGCACTTCGCTGGCGAATGGCTGGTAGCGGGTGGCTTGGTCACCCTGGCGGTGGCGGCGGTGTCGATCCTGGCCGCGCAGCGCCTGGAGCGCATGGCCGCCCTCAGCATCCTGGTCTCGGCCGGCACCCTGCTCGCTGCCATCGGCTTCGCCCAGTCGACGCTGACCGGTGCAGCGCTGTTCTACCTGGTCAACTCGAGCCTGGCGCTGTGCGCACTGTTTCTGCTCGCCGAGCTGGTCGAACGCTCGCGCTCGGCCAATGAAGCGCCGCTGGAGGAAGAGGAAGACGCCATGCCGCCGCCGCTGGAGTCACTGCACCCACCCAAGGGCATCAACCTCGACGACGAGCAGAAGGTGGTGATCGGCCAGATCATCCCGTGGACCATGGCATTCCTCGGCCTCAGCTTCATCGCCTGTGCCCTGCTGATCATTGGCATGCCACCGCTGTCAGGCTTTATCGGCAAGCTCAACCTGATCAGCGCACTGTTCAATCCCCAAGGCCTGGGTGTGCCACCCGAGCAACCCCTGGGGACGTCCGGCTGGGGCCTTGTGACCTTGCTGATCCTGTCAGGCATGGCCTCGCTGATCGCCTTCGGCCGCGTCGGCATCCAGCGTTTCTGGAAGCCCGAGGAGCGCCCATCGCCGCTACTGCGCCGCTATGAATGCCTGCCTATCGTCATTCTGCTCGGCCTGTGCATCATCCTCAGCTTCAGGGCCGAGCCGTTACTGCGCTATACCCAGGACACCGCTGCCAGCCTGCAGGCTCCGGAGCTTTACATCCAGGCAGTAATGGCCGCCCGGCCGATCCCCGGCCCCACCTCGCTCGACATACAGGTGCAGCCATGA
- a CDS encoding Na+/H+ antiporter subunit C, translating into MEEVIAIAIGVLAASGVWLILRPRTYQVIMGLCLLSYGVNLFIFSMGSLFIGKEPIIKDGVPQDLLHYTDPLPQALVLTAIVISFAMTALFLVVLLASRGLTGTDHVDGRERDE; encoded by the coding sequence ATGGAAGAAGTGATTGCAATCGCCATCGGTGTCCTGGCCGCCTCGGGGGTGTGGCTGATCCTGCGCCCGCGCACCTATCAGGTGATCATGGGCCTGTGCCTGCTGTCGTATGGGGTCAACCTGTTCATCTTCAGCATGGGCAGCCTGTTCATCGGCAAGGAACCGATCATCAAGGACGGCGTGCCCCAGGACCTGCTGCACTACACCGACCCGCTGCCGCAGGCGCTGGTGCTCACCGCCATCGTTATCAGTTTCGCCATGACCGCGTTGTTCCTGGTGGTGTTGCTGGCTTCGCGCGGCCTGACCGGTACCGACCACGTCGACGGCCGGGAGCGTGACGAATGA